A window from Desulfonatronovibrio magnus encodes these proteins:
- a CDS encoding ATP-binding protein, giving the protein MMKAQREIVRIDEDLCDGCGQCVPGCEEGAIKIINGKARLIADNLCDGLGACLGQCPQNAISIITRPADPFDHDAVEQHLSLNQKSIPKQPGTAPGFPNLGCGCPGSAMKTFSPAGQKASLSSNDEEDSALSHWPVKIRLIPPHAPFLKNADLLIAADCACAALPSLHQRLLPEKVIMLGCPKFDEVHDYIRRFVDILKQNQIKSITVLSMEVPCCAGLAHIVRQAIATVRQDIPFEEIKITRQGVTFTEKPADQLFQPLSL; this is encoded by the coding sequence ATGATGAAAGCACAACGCGAAATAGTTAGAATTGATGAAGATCTTTGTGATGGTTGCGGACAATGCGTACCTGGATGTGAGGAAGGGGCAATAAAAATCATAAACGGCAAGGCCAGACTCATTGCGGACAATCTGTGCGACGGTTTGGGCGCATGCCTTGGCCAATGCCCCCAAAACGCAATCTCCATCATTACCCGACCAGCTGATCCATTTGATCATGATGCAGTAGAGCAGCATCTGAGCTTAAATCAGAAAAGTATTCCGAAACAGCCAGGGACTGCCCCCGGATTTCCCAACCTGGGCTGCGGATGTCCTGGGTCAGCAATGAAAACATTCAGCCCGGCCGGACAAAAAGCATCTCTTAGTTCAAATGATGAAGAAGATTCAGCTCTGAGTCACTGGCCTGTAAAAATCCGTCTCATTCCACCTCACGCGCCTTTTCTGAAAAATGCTGACCTTCTAATAGCAGCAGATTGCGCGTGCGCGGCTCTGCCCAGCCTCCATCAGCGCTTGCTTCCGGAAAAAGTAATCATGCTGGGCTGCCCCAAATTTGATGAAGTTCATGACTACATTAGGCGCTTCGTTGATATTCTGAAGCAAAACCAGATAAAGAGCATTACAGTACTGTCCATGGAGGTACCTTGCTGCGCCGGTCTGGCTCATATTGTCAGGCAGGCCATTGCCACAGTCAGGCAGGATATTCCATTTGAGGAAATCAAAATTACCCGACAGGGAGTTACCTTTACTGAAAAACCTGCTGATCAGCTTTTTCAGCCATTATCCTTATGA
- the ahbB gene encoding siroheme decarboxylase subunit beta — MTAIQFSDKEKKVLKVVQADLPDSLEPYADIARMAGVKEEDVLNLLQRLKTGGYIRRFGATLRHQQAGYGFNSMVAWYVEDDSDLEKTGKIMAKRPEITHCYERKNCLDWPYNLYTMIHGRSKNDCARVVRELQEETGVSQCAMLFSEEELKKTSMKYF, encoded by the coding sequence ATGACAGCAATTCAGTTCAGTGATAAGGAAAAGAAGGTTTTAAAAGTAGTACAGGCTGATTTGCCTGACTCGCTTGAGCCATATGCAGACATTGCCCGCATGGCAGGGGTTAAGGAAGAGGATGTGCTGAATTTACTTCAGCGTCTCAAAACAGGGGGATATATCCGTCGCTTTGGCGCAACCCTGCGTCATCAGCAGGCTGGATATGGTTTTAACTCCATGGTGGCCTGGTATGTTGAAGATGATAGTGATCTGGAAAAAACCGGAAAGATCATGGCCAAAAGACCAGAGATAACTCATTGTTATGAAAGAAAGAATTGCCTTGACTGGCCTTATAATCTTTATACCATGATTCATGGACGTTCAAAGAATGACTGTGCCAGGGTGGTCAGGGAACTTCAGGAGGAGACAGGAGTCAGCCAGTGCGCCATGCTTTTTAGTGAAGAAGAACTTAAAAAGACATCAATGAAATATTTTTAG
- a CDS encoding cytochrome c3 family protein, producing MKKSVILGVIAAFFLGFLVLPTLYAGLTTQHEQLDQDMSYKHGTFADNWLLYAPVEYGEMREAPSPFSHSVHAAFACGDCHHDEFGDPKTEDDKIIGCMSAGCHDMAVAESPRDRRDIRYFYKAYHDMCMTGCHRELGQAGEPTGPTACVDCHPKDD from the coding sequence ATGAAGAAGTCTGTTATTTTAGGAGTGATTGCTGCTTTTTTTCTGGGCTTTCTGGTTCTGCCAACCCTTTACGCTGGATTGACCACTCAACATGAGCAGTTGGATCAGGACATGTCCTACAAGCACGGAACATTTGCTGACAACTGGCTTCTGTACGCCCCAGTGGAGTATGGTGAAATGAGGGAAGCGCCTTCGCCTTTCTCCCACAGCGTGCATGCTGCCTTTGCTTGCGGTGACTGTCACCATGATGAGTTTGGGGATCCCAAAACTGAAGATGACAAGATTATCGGCTGTATGAGCGCCGGTTGTCATGACATGGCTGTTGCCGAATCTCCAAGGGACAGAAGGGATATCCGTTACTTTTACAAAGCATATCATGATATGTGTATGACTGGATGTCATCGTGAGCTTGGTCAGGCTGGTGAGCCTACAGGTCCTACAGCATGCGTGGATTGTCATCCAAAAGATGATTAA
- the hemL gene encoding glutamate-1-semialdehyde 2,1-aminomutase: MSISKDLFEQARKVIPGGVNSPVRTCAGVDATPMFIARADGPFIYSEEGREMIDYVMSWGPMLLGHNHPQVNKALHQALDQGTSFGAPCRPEIDLAEIIVEALPGVDLVRMVNSGTEAAMSALRLARGYTGRSKVLKFKGCYHGHVDPFLASAGSGAATLCIPGTPGVPEQVVADTLLADYNDLQGAKELFEKHGNEIAAVFVEPAAGNMGLVIPEDGFLQGLRSLTQEYGALLVFDEVITGFRLSFSGAQGVYGVTPDLTCLGKIIGGGMPVGAYGGKKEIMERIAPCGDVYQAGTLSGNPLAMTAGYHTLKRLKEENYDQLGTDTAALATGIRDILAEKGVPVCLNQAGSIFTIFFTEGPVSNFDDAKKSDQELFKAFYNQMREQGIYLAPSGFECAFNSFAHGPEQWEKTLEAVNNVTFPAYK; encoded by the coding sequence ATGAGTATTTCCAAAGATCTTTTTGAACAGGCCCGCAAAGTTATACCTGGCGGTGTTAACAGTCCAGTTCGCACATGCGCCGGCGTGGATGCCACTCCCATGTTTATCGCCCGGGCAGATGGGCCGTTTATTTATTCTGAAGAAGGCCGTGAGATGATTGATTATGTAATGTCGTGGGGGCCTATGCTTCTGGGGCATAATCATCCTCAGGTAAACAAGGCCCTGCACCAGGCTCTGGACCAGGGAACAAGTTTTGGTGCTCCATGCAGGCCGGAAATTGATCTTGCTGAGATTATTGTAGAAGCTTTGCCCGGAGTTGATCTGGTGCGCATGGTCAATTCAGGCACTGAAGCTGCGATGAGTGCCCTCAGGCTCGCCAGAGGGTATACGGGCCGTTCCAAGGTCTTGAAATTCAAAGGATGCTATCATGGTCATGTTGATCCCTTTCTGGCCAGTGCAGGTTCCGGCGCAGCGACTTTATGTATTCCAGGCACACCAGGAGTACCCGAGCAGGTAGTAGCGGACACTTTACTGGCCGACTATAATGATCTGCAGGGCGCAAAAGAGTTGTTTGAGAAGCATGGCAATGAAATTGCAGCAGTTTTTGTGGAGCCTGCGGCAGGTAATATGGGCCTGGTAATTCCAGAAGACGGTTTTCTGCAGGGCTTGAGATCGCTTACTCAGGAATATGGTGCCCTTCTGGTTTTTGATGAAGTAATTACCGGGTTTCGACTTTCGTTTTCCGGGGCACAGGGGGTTTATGGCGTTACTCCCGACTTGACTTGTCTCGGTAAGATTATTGGAGGAGGCATGCCAGTTGGAGCCTATGGCGGAAAGAAAGAAATCATGGAGCGCATTGCTCCCTGCGGTGATGTGTATCAGGCAGGAACTCTTTCCGGAAACCCTCTGGCCATGACCGCTGGTTACCATACCTTAAAGCGTCTGAAAGAGGAAAATTATGATCAGCTGGGAACAGACACTGCCGCGCTCGCCACTGGCATAAGGGACATCCTTGCTGAAAAAGGGGTTCCGGTCTGCTTGAACCAGGCAGGCTCCATATTTACAATTTTCTTTACTGAGGGACCTGTTTCCAATTTTGATGATGCTAAAAAGTCTGATCAGGAATTGTTCAAAGCGTTTTACAATCAGATGAGAGAACAGGGTATTTATCTTGCACCTTCAGGTTTTGAGTGCGCCTTTAACTCATTTGCTCATGGCCCTGAACAATGGGAGAAAACCTTGGAGGCTGTGAATAATGTTACATTCCCTGCTTACAAGTAA